The Streptomyces sp. NBC_01276 genome contains the following window.
CCCACCCGCCGGCCTCTGTCGGGTGGCCGCCCTCCGGGATTCTCCGAAGAATTTCCCGGGAGCTGTCGATCCGGGCGCCTCCCGTTCGACGCAGGGGTGAGAGACGGGGAACGTCCCCGCCCTCCCGACCGAGGAGTCACCATGCCGCGTTTCCTGAGCCTGATCCGCATCGACGAGCAGAACCTTCCCACCGAGGGCTTCCCCGCGGACTTCGAGGAGCGGATGGGCGCCCTGATGGAGGAGATCACCAAGGCCGGGGTCATGCTCGACACCGCCGGGCTGCTCCCCACCTCCGAGGGCACCCGGGTCGACTGGTCCGGGGGGAAGCTCAGCTTCACCGACGGGCCCTTCACCGAGACCAAGGAGGTCGTCGGCGGCTACGCCCTCCTCCAGTGCAAGGACAAGGCCGAGGCACTGGAATGGACCAAGCGGTTCCTGTCGATCCACCCCACCAGCTGGCACGTCGGCGCCGAACTCCGCCAGATCCAGGAGATGTGACGCTCCGCGCCCGCCCCGCGTTTGCCCCGGTCCGTCACGGCTGCTCTGATGGGTGGCCGTGACGGCAGTGAGTACGGCCCAGGCGGTCGAAGCGGTGTTCAGGATCGAGTCCGCGCGGATCATCGCCGGCGTCACCCGCATCGTGCGGGACGTCGGCATCGCCGAGGAACTCGCCCAGGACGCCCTGGTCGCCGCGCTCGAACAGTGGCCCCTCTCCGGAGTCCCCGACCGGCCCGGTGCCTGGCTGATGGCCACCGCCAAGCACCGGGCGGTCGACCTCGTACGCCGCAGGGAGACCTACGCGCGCAAGCTCGCGGAGGTCGGCCGCACCCTGGAGGACGTACCCCCGCCCGCCGAGCCCGCGGCCCCGGACG
Protein-coding sequences here:
- a CDS encoding YciI family protein: MPRFLSLIRIDEQNLPTEGFPADFEERMGALMEEITKAGVMLDTAGLLPTSEGTRVDWSGGKLSFTDGPFTETKEVVGGYALLQCKDKAEALEWTKRFLSIHPTSWHVGAELRQIQEM